One genomic segment of Phyllopteryx taeniolatus isolate TA_2022b chromosome 12, UOR_Ptae_1.2, whole genome shotgun sequence includes these proteins:
- the LOC133486417 gene encoding GRIP and coiled-coil domain-containing protein 2 isoform X2, with translation MEDPGATVAEFVASPPHSAPKSKLDTLSKDDLIKFTKKQVAAFQKMKSRCADLEKEFEAFKEHSKNMISISDDSTLIQELTERMDALLLEKAETQQSLALSRKELERTKQLAKDDVTELGRVIEDHKRTIDILKTSIDKTNSEHQEEVEYFQKLLKEREDSDRELDSEREKQNLTEEASGKYHPEDDKCSLEVKLKTLQVELEAIQERNSKEIAELQESHQNELTEAQQEVENLKEEMSQRSMQHEEELRALEEDCEIERERLLLLQEELTEQLALKDSYLQDVQEEDEEPGRSSGIAKMLALSACSQAELSHVDGELTEGGKLKAALEDLHAQNTMLQDELTLLSNVKSELEAELERVKDEFQMEREEMDFKINELQMTRESDLTTATLKVMNVDSQTNVSGESKDSVQAQNTLEQDEQEKLRSQCEALIRERDSARADLYNMKDILQKLETELGQKANDFVIQYTAMKEQGANTVQNLQYKTEQLSQEKEELSAKVREVTEERNILMETVQDLMLKLESYSADEQKLQSSAEKQTALVQELNQSVKELSKHNEEILSQLQIKENLTEELNEMVNILTEERHSTQSLLQLREAEMQELKSENAKEIETLQEGKQAAQLLKEETEKELRVLKMEMKTEMQVLKEERDKIEARLKEEVRRMQEAVSSSEMTLKDISSENACLREKLEGTLTTLSQTQKEQELLASKLATVEAQLEQQSFQKSDLEAKVNSLTEEAEPSQNSGRELEAQSEELKNTKEEMVELQIRLEELEKERNMLRSRLEEIQVQRRSEAMPHELQALEQEKEMLRENLEETLRDTGGLLKDLQDMKSLNEKLCAENQMLQGQIQLMAREKEEKVQADIDVLERERTEFKEQLMDKDSVLSQLRADITSLQDSAAKSAPEEYKAMEITQKIGELEKDNKEKDEMINKIKAVAVKAKKELDTSKKEVATLKEEITILKADREKMNISMKDIIHGAEGYKNLQIDYDKQTEQLDKEREKVEAAERQITDLTKHLSSAVTQVELLNSEKEDLLAALETSRSMVKQIEAQIHELKKQSTSLARDLVAEKAMKEQKIKELSRATKDADELKAQLGKQQKQLQQTAQELEQLRKEAQQNSLLDMEMADYERLVKELNAKLSEKDEYSEALKAQITRLTEKEETHKQEIETLKSQLDQGEEKNSNIKQLLVNSKKELSDAKKQENSLALLQASLKGELEANQQKLESSKIEVCDLTTERHRLQDQLRSALEQQQRTSSSLQQRINSLQQERDIAKAELVATAEEFESYKVRVHNVLKQQKSKFNGQNESDAGKLEREQLLTQVDQLRSRLGESQQSLQSSTAELQQLQIEHDTLLERHNKILQENVSKEAELRERLLSVQSENVDLRSELAQAQADSSSQIEAQRQTHREQLRKLQDDHRATVETLQGQLTRVEEQFFNLQSQNSIKGSTRKCSNVWPNSDDFGNITGYKKCTESSAKKRSQTTEQPKQNHLLKKTTLVQNKSSSV, from the exons ATGGAG GACCCTGGtgccacagtagctgaatttgtgGCTTCACCACCACACAGTGCACCCAAATCAAAG CTGGACACATTGTCCAAAGATGATCTGATTAAATTTACCAAAAAGCAGGTGGCTGCTTTCCAAAAGATGAAGAGCAGATGTGCAG ATTTAGAGAAAGAATTTGAAGCTTTCAaagaacattccaaaaacatgatcAGCATTTCAGATGACTCCACATTAATACAG GAGCTGACTGAGCGGATGGATGCATTGTTATTGGAAAAGGCAGAAACCCAGCAAAGCCTTGCATTGTCTCGTAAAGAATTGGAGCGGACGAAGCAGCTTGCCAAG GATGATGTCACAGAACTTGGACGTGTGATTGAAGACCACAAAAGGACAATTGACATTCTAAAGACCAGCATTGATAAAACCAACAGTGAGCACCAAGAGGAAGTGGAATATTTTCAGAAATTACTGAAAGAGCGAGAAGACAGTGATAGGGAGTTAGACAGTGAAAGAGAGAAACAGAACCTTACTGAGGAAGCCAGTGGGAAATATCACCCAGAAGATGACAAGTGCTCCCTGGAAGTTAAGCTTAAAACTCTACAAGTTGAACTGGAAGCAATCCAAGAGAGGAACTCCAAGGAGATCGCTGAGCTGCAAGAGAGTCACCAGAATGAGCTGACTGAAGCCCAACAGGAGGTCGAGAACCTGAAAGAGGAGATGAGTCAGAGGAGTATGCAGCACGAGGAGGAGCTGAGGGCTTTGGAGGAGGACTGTGAGATTGAAAGGGAGCGTCTTCTGTTGCTCCAGGAAGAGCTGACTGAGCAGCTGGCCCTCAAAG ATAGCTACCTCCAGGATGTccaagaagaagatgaagaaccTGGTCGCAGTTCAGGGATCGCCAAGATGCTGGCACTTTCTGCGTGCAGTCAGGCTGAATTGAGCCATGTTGATGGTGAGCTGACAGAGGGTGGAAAACTGAAAGCGGCCCTGGAAGACCTTCACGCTCAGAACACAATGTTACAAGATGAGCTCACACTGCTCAGTAATGTGAAGAGTGAGCTAGAGGCAGAGCTGGAGAGAGTCAAGGATGAGTTCCAGATGGAGAGAGAGGAGATGGACTTCAAAATCAATGAGCTGCAGATGACTCGGGAGAGTGACCTTACAACAGCAACCCTAAAAGTTATGAATGTTGACTCTCAGACAAATGTGTCGGGTGAATCCAAAGATTCAGTCCAAGCCCAAAACACATTGGAACAAGATGAGCAAGAGAAGCTCAGGTCCCAGTGTGAGGCCTTGATCCGAGAGAGGGACTCTGCTCGTGCTGACCTCTACAACATGAAGGACATACTGCAAAAATTGGAAACAGAACTGGGTCAGAAGGCCAACGATTTCGTTATCCAGTACACAGCCATGAAGGAACAAGGGGCAAACACTGTACAGAACCTCCAATACAAGACAGAGCAACTCAGCCAAGAGAAAGAAGAATTGTCAGCCAAAGTCAGAGAGGTTACAGAGGAGAGAAACATTCTGATGGAGACTGTGCAAGACCTAATGCTCAAGCTTGAGAGTTATTCTGCTGATGAGCAGAAACTCCAGTCCTCTgcagagaaacaaacagcctTAGTACAGGAGCTCAATCAGTCTGTGAAAGAGCTAAGCAAGCACAATGAAGAGATCCTCTCCCAACTGCAGATAAAAGAGAACCTAACTGAAGAATTAAATGAGATGGTGAATATACTGACTGAGGAGCGGCACAGCACACAATCCCTGCTTCAACTTCGAGAGGCGGAAATGCAGGAGCTTAAAAGTGAAAATGCCAAGGAAATTGAGACCCTGCAAGAGGGGAAGCAGGCAGCACAACTACTGAAAGAAGAGACTGAAAAGGAGTTGagagtgttgaaaatggagatGAAGACTGAAATGCAGGTTTTAAAGGAGGAAAGGGACAAGATAGAAGCAAGACTGAAGGAGGAAgtgaggagaatgcaggaggcTGTGTCCTCTTCAGAGATGACTCTTAAAGACATCTCCTCAGAAAATGCTTGTCTCCGTGAAAAACTGGAAGGGACTTTAACTACACTTTCCCAAACCCAGAAAGAGCAAGAACTTTTAGCCTCCAAGTTGGCCACCGTAGAGGCTCAATTGGAGCAACAATCATTCCAAAAAAGTGATCTTGAAGCCAAGGTGAATTCTCTGACAGAAGAAGCAGAGCCTTCTCAAAATAGTGGGAGAGAACTTGAGGCTCAGTCTGAAGAACTAAAAAACACAAAGGAAGAAATGGTAGAACTCCAAATACGCTTAGAAGAGCttgaaaaagagagaaacatGTTGAGGAGCAGACTTGAAGAGATTCAAGTACAAAGAAGGTCTGAAGCGATGCCACACGAGCTTCAGGCTCTGGAGCAGGAGAAGGAAATGCTGAGAGAAAACCTGGAGGAAACACTGAGGGATACTGGAGGGCTGCTGAAAGACCTGCAAGATATGAAGTCACTCAATGAGAAACTGTGTGCTGAGAATCAGATGCTACAGGGCCAAATACAGCTGATGGCCCGAGAGAAGGAAGAAAAGGTACAGGCTGACATTGACGTTTTAGAGAGAGAACGTACCGAATTCAAAGAACAGCTGATGGACAAGGACTCAGTCCTATCTCAGTTAAGGGCTGATATTACATCTCTGCAG GATTCTGCTGCCAAGTCTGCCCCTGAAGAATATAAAGCCATGGAAATTACACAGAAAATAG GTGAATTGGAGAAGGATAACAAAGAGAAGGATGAGATGATAAACAAAATCAAGGCAGTGGCTGTCAAAGCAAAGAAGGAGCTGGACACCAGTAAAAAAGAG GTTGCAACCCTCAAGGAGGAAATAACAATTCTCAAAGCAGACCGAGAGAAAATGAACATCTCAATGAAGGATATCATCCATGGTGCCGAAGGCTACAAG aacCTGCAGATCGATTATGACAAGCAAACGGAGCAACTggataaagagagagagaaggtgGAGGCAGCAGAAAGACAGATCACTGATCTGACCAAACACCTCAGCAGTGCTGTCACACAG GTCGAGTTGCTCAACAGTGAGAAGGAGGACCTCCTGGCTGCCTTGGAGACCTCCAGAAGCATGGTGAAGCAGATAGAAGCGCAGATCCATGAGCTGAAAAAGCAGTCAACTAGTCTAGCTAGAGATCTAGTCGCAGAGAAGGCAATGAAAGAACAAAAGATCAAG GAGCTGTCACGGGCCACGAAGGATGCGGATGAGCTGAAAGCCCAGCTCGGCAAGCAGCAGAAGCAGTTGCAGCAAACTGCCCAAGAGCTGGAGCAGCTACGAAAG GAGGCGCAGCAGAACTCTCTGCTAGACATGGAGATGGCCGACTATGAACGTCTGGTGAAGGAACTCAATGCCAAACTTTCAGAAAAAGATGAGTATTCTGAGGCGTTAAAAGCTCAAATAACCAGGCTGACCGAGAAGGAGGAAACACATAAACAAGAAATTG AAACTTTGAAATCACAGTTGGACCAAGGGGAAGAGAAGAACTCCAATATTAAACAGTTGCTGGTGAACTCTAAGAAAGAGTTGTCTGATGCCAAGAAGCAG GAAAACTCCCTTGCGCTGTTGCAGGCCTCATTAAAAGGTGAACTGGAGGCCAACCAGCAGAAACTCGAAAGCTCCAAA aTCGAGGTGTGTGACCTAACCACTGAGCGCCATCGTCTGCAGGACCAGCTCAGGTCTGCATTAGAGCAACAACAAAGGACCAGTAGCTCTCTACAACAACGAATTAATAGCCTGCAGCAGGAGAGAGACATTGCTAAG GCTGAACTTGTGGCAACTGCTGAGGAGTTTGAGAGTTATAAGGTTCGAGTACACAATGTGCTAAAGCAGCAAAAGAGCAAGTTCAATGGGCAAAATGAAAGCGACGCTGGCAAGCTAGAAAG AGAGCAGTTGTTGACTCAGGTGGACCAGCTGAGGTCCAGACTGGGAGAGAGCCAGCAGAGTCTCCAGAGCAGCACTGCAGAGCTGCAGCAGCTCCAGATTGAACACGACACTCTGTTGGAGCGACACAACAAAATTCTGCAGGAAAATGTTAGCAAGGAAGCCGAGCTCCGAGAGAG ACTGCTGTCGGTGCAGTCGGAGAACGTGGATCTGCGGTCAGAGCTGGCTCAGGCTCAAGCTGACTCATCTTCCCAGATCGAGGCCCAGCGACAGACCCACAGGGAGCAGCTGAGGAAGCTGCAGGACGACCACCGTGCCACAGTTGAGACGCTGCAGGGTCAGCTGACTCGTGTTGAGGAGCAGTTCTTCAACCTGCAGAGTCAGAACA GTATTAAAGGATCtacaagaaaatgcagtaatGTTTGGCCTAACTCAGATGACTTTGGAAACATAACAGGATACAAAAAATGTACTGAAAGCAGTGCTAAAAAAAGATCCCAGACAACAGAACAACCAAAACAGAACCATCTGCTGAAGAAGACGACACTGGTCCAAAACAAATCCTCAAGTGTTTGA
- the LOC133486417 gene encoding GRIP and coiled-coil domain-containing protein 2 isoform X1: MEDPGATVAEFVASPPHSAPKSKLDTLSKDDLIKFTKKQVAAFQKMKSRCADLEKEFEAFKEHSKNMISISDDSTLIQELTERMDALLLEKAETQQSLALSRKELERTKQLAKDDVTELGRVIEDHKRTIDILKTSIDKTNSEHQEEVEYFQKLLKEREDSDRELDSEREKQNLTEEASGKYHPEDDKCSLEVKLKTLQVELEAIQERNSKEIAELQESHQNELTEAQQEVENLKEEMSQRSMQHEEELRALEEDCEIERERLLLLQEELTEQLALKDSYLQDVQEEDEEPGRSSGIAKMLALSACSQAELSHVDGELTEGGKLKAALEDLHAQNTMLQDELTLLSNVKSELEAELERVKDEFQMEREEMDFKINELQMTRESDLTTATLKVMNVDSQTNVSGESKDSVQAQNTLEQDEQEKLRSQCEALIRERDSARADLYNMKDILQKLETELGQKANDFVIQYTAMKEQGANTVQNLQYKTEQLSQEKEELSAKVREVTEERNILMETVQDLMLKLESYSADEQKLQSSAEKQTALVQELNQSVKELSKHNEEILSQLQIKENLTEELNEMVNILTEERHSTQSLLQLREAEMQELKSENAKEIETLQEGKQAAQLLKEETEKELRVLKMEMKTEMQVLKEERDKIEARLKEEVRRMQEAVSSSEMTLKDISSENACLREKLEGTLTTLSQTQKEQELLASKLATVEAQLEQQSFQKSDLEAKVNSLTEEAEPSQNSGRELEAQSEELKNTKEEMVELQIRLEELEKERNMLRSRLEEIQVQRRSEAMPHELQALEQEKEMLRENLEETLRDTGGLLKDLQDMKSLNEKLCAENQMLQGQIQLMAREKEEKVQADIDVLERERTEFKEQLMDKDSVLSQLRADITSLQDSAAKSAPEEYKAMEITQKIGELEKDNKEKDEMINKIKAVAVKAKKELDTSKKEVATLKEEITILKADREKMNISMKDIIHGAEGYKNLQIDYDKQTEQLDKEREKVEAAERQITDLTKHLSSAVTQVELLNSEKEDLLAALETSRSMVKQIEAQIHELKKQSTSLARDLVAEKAMKEQKIKELSRATKDADELKAQLGKQQKQLQQTAQELEQLRKEAQQNSLLDMEMADYERLVKELNAKLSEKDEYSEALKAQITRLTEKEETHKQEIETLKSQLDQGEEKNSNIKQLLVNSKKELSDAKKQENSLALLQASLKGELEANQQKLESSKIEVCDLTTERHRLQDQLRSALEQQQRTSSSLQQRINSLQQERDIAKAELVATAEEFESYKVRVHNVLKQQKSKFNGQNESDAGKLEREQLLTQVDQLRSRLGESQQSLQSSTAELQQLQIEHDTLLERHNKILQENVSKEAELRERLLSVQSENVDLRSELAQAQADSSSQIEAQRQTHREQLRKLQDDHRATVETLQGQLTRVEEQFFNLQSQNSSVLVQSSRKSVDAQRRTADQNQAGLGPVALSDLQSMAREEGEGMETTENESTSSASLLSLEHLLMSPDPKQEPFVWTVEPTKDELSQKLSTATRSLAHMNSLLHETEATNAVLMEQINLLKSEVRRLERNQEREKSVANLEYLKNVLLQFIFLRSGSERQALLPVIHTMLQLSPDEKSKLAAIAQGEEEASGTRGSGWGSYLHSWSGIR, translated from the exons ATGGAG GACCCTGGtgccacagtagctgaatttgtgGCTTCACCACCACACAGTGCACCCAAATCAAAG CTGGACACATTGTCCAAAGATGATCTGATTAAATTTACCAAAAAGCAGGTGGCTGCTTTCCAAAAGATGAAGAGCAGATGTGCAG ATTTAGAGAAAGAATTTGAAGCTTTCAaagaacattccaaaaacatgatcAGCATTTCAGATGACTCCACATTAATACAG GAGCTGACTGAGCGGATGGATGCATTGTTATTGGAAAAGGCAGAAACCCAGCAAAGCCTTGCATTGTCTCGTAAAGAATTGGAGCGGACGAAGCAGCTTGCCAAG GATGATGTCACAGAACTTGGACGTGTGATTGAAGACCACAAAAGGACAATTGACATTCTAAAGACCAGCATTGATAAAACCAACAGTGAGCACCAAGAGGAAGTGGAATATTTTCAGAAATTACTGAAAGAGCGAGAAGACAGTGATAGGGAGTTAGACAGTGAAAGAGAGAAACAGAACCTTACTGAGGAAGCCAGTGGGAAATATCACCCAGAAGATGACAAGTGCTCCCTGGAAGTTAAGCTTAAAACTCTACAAGTTGAACTGGAAGCAATCCAAGAGAGGAACTCCAAGGAGATCGCTGAGCTGCAAGAGAGTCACCAGAATGAGCTGACTGAAGCCCAACAGGAGGTCGAGAACCTGAAAGAGGAGATGAGTCAGAGGAGTATGCAGCACGAGGAGGAGCTGAGGGCTTTGGAGGAGGACTGTGAGATTGAAAGGGAGCGTCTTCTGTTGCTCCAGGAAGAGCTGACTGAGCAGCTGGCCCTCAAAG ATAGCTACCTCCAGGATGTccaagaagaagatgaagaaccTGGTCGCAGTTCAGGGATCGCCAAGATGCTGGCACTTTCTGCGTGCAGTCAGGCTGAATTGAGCCATGTTGATGGTGAGCTGACAGAGGGTGGAAAACTGAAAGCGGCCCTGGAAGACCTTCACGCTCAGAACACAATGTTACAAGATGAGCTCACACTGCTCAGTAATGTGAAGAGTGAGCTAGAGGCAGAGCTGGAGAGAGTCAAGGATGAGTTCCAGATGGAGAGAGAGGAGATGGACTTCAAAATCAATGAGCTGCAGATGACTCGGGAGAGTGACCTTACAACAGCAACCCTAAAAGTTATGAATGTTGACTCTCAGACAAATGTGTCGGGTGAATCCAAAGATTCAGTCCAAGCCCAAAACACATTGGAACAAGATGAGCAAGAGAAGCTCAGGTCCCAGTGTGAGGCCTTGATCCGAGAGAGGGACTCTGCTCGTGCTGACCTCTACAACATGAAGGACATACTGCAAAAATTGGAAACAGAACTGGGTCAGAAGGCCAACGATTTCGTTATCCAGTACACAGCCATGAAGGAACAAGGGGCAAACACTGTACAGAACCTCCAATACAAGACAGAGCAACTCAGCCAAGAGAAAGAAGAATTGTCAGCCAAAGTCAGAGAGGTTACAGAGGAGAGAAACATTCTGATGGAGACTGTGCAAGACCTAATGCTCAAGCTTGAGAGTTATTCTGCTGATGAGCAGAAACTCCAGTCCTCTgcagagaaacaaacagcctTAGTACAGGAGCTCAATCAGTCTGTGAAAGAGCTAAGCAAGCACAATGAAGAGATCCTCTCCCAACTGCAGATAAAAGAGAACCTAACTGAAGAATTAAATGAGATGGTGAATATACTGACTGAGGAGCGGCACAGCACACAATCCCTGCTTCAACTTCGAGAGGCGGAAATGCAGGAGCTTAAAAGTGAAAATGCCAAGGAAATTGAGACCCTGCAAGAGGGGAAGCAGGCAGCACAACTACTGAAAGAAGAGACTGAAAAGGAGTTGagagtgttgaaaatggagatGAAGACTGAAATGCAGGTTTTAAAGGAGGAAAGGGACAAGATAGAAGCAAGACTGAAGGAGGAAgtgaggagaatgcaggaggcTGTGTCCTCTTCAGAGATGACTCTTAAAGACATCTCCTCAGAAAATGCTTGTCTCCGTGAAAAACTGGAAGGGACTTTAACTACACTTTCCCAAACCCAGAAAGAGCAAGAACTTTTAGCCTCCAAGTTGGCCACCGTAGAGGCTCAATTGGAGCAACAATCATTCCAAAAAAGTGATCTTGAAGCCAAGGTGAATTCTCTGACAGAAGAAGCAGAGCCTTCTCAAAATAGTGGGAGAGAACTTGAGGCTCAGTCTGAAGAACTAAAAAACACAAAGGAAGAAATGGTAGAACTCCAAATACGCTTAGAAGAGCttgaaaaagagagaaacatGTTGAGGAGCAGACTTGAAGAGATTCAAGTACAAAGAAGGTCTGAAGCGATGCCACACGAGCTTCAGGCTCTGGAGCAGGAGAAGGAAATGCTGAGAGAAAACCTGGAGGAAACACTGAGGGATACTGGAGGGCTGCTGAAAGACCTGCAAGATATGAAGTCACTCAATGAGAAACTGTGTGCTGAGAATCAGATGCTACAGGGCCAAATACAGCTGATGGCCCGAGAGAAGGAAGAAAAGGTACAGGCTGACATTGACGTTTTAGAGAGAGAACGTACCGAATTCAAAGAACAGCTGATGGACAAGGACTCAGTCCTATCTCAGTTAAGGGCTGATATTACATCTCTGCAG GATTCTGCTGCCAAGTCTGCCCCTGAAGAATATAAAGCCATGGAAATTACACAGAAAATAG GTGAATTGGAGAAGGATAACAAAGAGAAGGATGAGATGATAAACAAAATCAAGGCAGTGGCTGTCAAAGCAAAGAAGGAGCTGGACACCAGTAAAAAAGAG GTTGCAACCCTCAAGGAGGAAATAACAATTCTCAAAGCAGACCGAGAGAAAATGAACATCTCAATGAAGGATATCATCCATGGTGCCGAAGGCTACAAG aacCTGCAGATCGATTATGACAAGCAAACGGAGCAACTggataaagagagagagaaggtgGAGGCAGCAGAAAGACAGATCACTGATCTGACCAAACACCTCAGCAGTGCTGTCACACAG GTCGAGTTGCTCAACAGTGAGAAGGAGGACCTCCTGGCTGCCTTGGAGACCTCCAGAAGCATGGTGAAGCAGATAGAAGCGCAGATCCATGAGCTGAAAAAGCAGTCAACTAGTCTAGCTAGAGATCTAGTCGCAGAGAAGGCAATGAAAGAACAAAAGATCAAG GAGCTGTCACGGGCCACGAAGGATGCGGATGAGCTGAAAGCCCAGCTCGGCAAGCAGCAGAAGCAGTTGCAGCAAACTGCCCAAGAGCTGGAGCAGCTACGAAAG GAGGCGCAGCAGAACTCTCTGCTAGACATGGAGATGGCCGACTATGAACGTCTGGTGAAGGAACTCAATGCCAAACTTTCAGAAAAAGATGAGTATTCTGAGGCGTTAAAAGCTCAAATAACCAGGCTGACCGAGAAGGAGGAAACACATAAACAAGAAATTG AAACTTTGAAATCACAGTTGGACCAAGGGGAAGAGAAGAACTCCAATATTAAACAGTTGCTGGTGAACTCTAAGAAAGAGTTGTCTGATGCCAAGAAGCAG GAAAACTCCCTTGCGCTGTTGCAGGCCTCATTAAAAGGTGAACTGGAGGCCAACCAGCAGAAACTCGAAAGCTCCAAA aTCGAGGTGTGTGACCTAACCACTGAGCGCCATCGTCTGCAGGACCAGCTCAGGTCTGCATTAGAGCAACAACAAAGGACCAGTAGCTCTCTACAACAACGAATTAATAGCCTGCAGCAGGAGAGAGACATTGCTAAG GCTGAACTTGTGGCAACTGCTGAGGAGTTTGAGAGTTATAAGGTTCGAGTACACAATGTGCTAAAGCAGCAAAAGAGCAAGTTCAATGGGCAAAATGAAAGCGACGCTGGCAAGCTAGAAAG AGAGCAGTTGTTGACTCAGGTGGACCAGCTGAGGTCCAGACTGGGAGAGAGCCAGCAGAGTCTCCAGAGCAGCACTGCAGAGCTGCAGCAGCTCCAGATTGAACACGACACTCTGTTGGAGCGACACAACAAAATTCTGCAGGAAAATGTTAGCAAGGAAGCCGAGCTCCGAGAGAG ACTGCTGTCGGTGCAGTCGGAGAACGTGGATCTGCGGTCAGAGCTGGCTCAGGCTCAAGCTGACTCATCTTCCCAGATCGAGGCCCAGCGACAGACCCACAGGGAGCAGCTGAGGAAGCTGCAGGACGACCACCGTGCCACAGTTGAGACGCTGCAGGGTCAGCTGACTCGTGTTGAGGAGCAGTTCTTCAACCTGCAGAGTCAGAACA GTTCCGTGTTGGTCCAGTCCAGCAGGAAGTCTGTTGATGCTCAGCGCAGAACTGCAGACCAGAATCAGGCAGGGCTGGGACCAGTGGCCCTGAGTGACCTCCAATCTATGGCTAGGGAGGAGGGTGAGGGCATGGAGACCACAGAGAATGAAAGCACCTCCTCTGCATCACTGCTCTCTCTGGAGCACCTTCTCATGTCACCGGATCCCAAGCAAG AGCCCTTCGTGTGGACTGTAGAACCCACCAAAGACGAGCTGAGTCAGAAGCTGAGCACAGCCACACGCAGTCTGGCGCACATGAACAGCCTCCTGCATGAAACTGAAGCTACCAATGCTGTTCTCATGGAACAGATCAAT